One region of Streptomyces sp. NBC_00271 genomic DNA includes:
- a CDS encoding IS110 family transposase: protein MSRIWAGTDCGKTHHHCLVLDAEGDTLLSRRVANDEPELLELIGDVLDIADGGRVTWAMDMTGGEPALLIELLIAHGQELVYIPGVVVNRATDSYRGEGKTDARDAKVIADQARMRRDLLPIRPGDEAAIELRLLTEHRSDLVEDRTRTLNRLKSLLNSMFPALERALDMGTVGALVLLTGYQSPAAIRRTGKRRLTTWLRNRKVYRAEALAAKAVEAAERQHTAVAGERAIAKMVHTLAREVMALNEKITETDKLIEGRFREHELANVITSMPGIGTTLGAELLAATGGSMDAFPTPDRLAAFAGVAPAPRDSGQVSGNLHRPKRYHRRLQRVFYTSALVSIRCDPNSRRFYDRKRAEGKRHVQAVLALARRRVNVLWALIRDRRCYTVTPPVTHAA, encoded by the coding sequence ATGAGCCGGATATGGGCGGGGACCGACTGCGGCAAGACCCACCACCACTGCCTGGTCCTGGATGCCGAGGGTGACACGTTGCTGTCGCGCCGGGTGGCCAACGACGAGCCCGAGTTGCTGGAGCTGATCGGCGACGTTCTCGACATCGCCGACGGTGGCCGTGTGACCTGGGCGATGGACATGACGGGTGGTGAGCCCGCCCTGTTGATCGAGCTGCTGATCGCCCACGGTCAGGAACTCGTCTACATCCCTGGTGTCGTAGTGAACCGGGCCACCGACAGCTACCGCGGCGAGGGCAAGACCGACGCCCGGGACGCGAAGGTGATCGCCGACCAGGCCCGGATGCGCCGGGACCTGCTGCCGATCCGCCCCGGTGACGAGGCCGCCATCGAACTGCGGCTTCTGACCGAGCATCGCTCCGACTTGGTCGAGGACCGAACCCGCACGCTCAACCGACTCAAGTCCCTGTTGAACAGCATGTTCCCGGCCCTGGAACGGGCCCTAGACATGGGAACCGTCGGCGCCTTGGTCCTGCTGACGGGATACCAGAGCCCGGCAGCGATTCGCCGCACGGGCAAACGGCGCCTGACGACCTGGCTGCGCAACCGCAAGGTCTACCGCGCTGAAGCCCTCGCAGCCAAGGCCGTCGAGGCCGCGGAGCGCCAGCACACGGCCGTTGCGGGTGAGAGGGCCATCGCGAAGATGGTGCACACCCTGGCGAGGGAGGTGATGGCCCTCAACGAGAAGATCACCGAGACGGACAAGCTCATCGAGGGCCGGTTTCGCGAACACGAACTCGCCAATGTGATCACCTCCATGCCCGGCATCGGCACCACCCTGGGCGCCGAACTCCTCGCCGCCACTGGCGGCAGCATGGACGCGTTCCCCACCCCGGACCGGCTCGCCGCTTTCGCCGGCGTGGCGCCCGCGCCACGAGACTCCGGGCAGGTTAGCGGCAACCTCCACCGCCCCAAGCGATACCACCGACGCCTGCAACGCGTCTTCTACACCTCCGCCTTGGTCAGCATCCGCTGCGACCCCAACTCGCGCCGCTTCTACGACAGGAAGAGAGCCGAGGGTAAACGACACGTCCAGGCCGTCCTCGCCCTGGCCCGTCGTCGCGTCAACGTCCTGTGGGCCCTGATACGTGACCGACGGTGCTACACCGTGACACCACCAGTCACTCACGCCGCTTGA
- a CDS encoding transposase: MAAPRKYSLELRERAVRMYRTTEPKPQIKKLAVDLGVHPEALRGWIRQAEADAGERDDRLTTDERAELATLRKENAQLKRANDVLRTASAFFAAQLDPTRPR; encoded by the coding sequence ATGGCTGCACCCCGGAAATACTCGCTCGAGTTGCGTGAGCGTGCGGTACGGATGTACCGCACCACCGAGCCGAAGCCCCAGATCAAGAAGCTGGCCGTCGACCTCGGCGTGCATCCCGAGGCCCTGCGCGGCTGGATCCGGCAGGCCGAGGCGGACGCCGGCGAACGCGACGACCGTCTCACCACTGATGAACGCGCCGAACTCGCGACCCTGCGCAAGGAGAACGCCCAGCTCAAGCGGGCCAATGACGTCTTGCGGACGGCCTCAGCTTTTTTCGCGGCACAACTCGACCCGACCCGGCCCAGGTGA
- a CDS encoding IS3 family transposase — protein MTALVDEHPRLGVEYVLRELHIASTTYYRWRRAEKEPCERRRRDVELTERIKEIHADSGGNYGSPRVHAVLKREGVHVGRKRVERLMREADIAGISPRRKGFTRRDPKATLAPDLVNRDFTAPAPNRLWVTDLTMISTGEGPLWLSAIRDAFSRRVVAWETSARADADLVLTTLEYALASREVEPGKLIHHADHGCQYTSIKLTTRLLRAGVEASMGSVGDSYDNALAENLWMLIKTEGLRGRTFTTRAEANLALFEYIDGFYNSRRIQERLGFLSPIEFEEKYYAEQATAEPTNLNTRHPLPTS, from the coding sequence GTGACGGCGCTCGTTGACGAGCATCCCCGTCTGGGAGTCGAGTACGTCCTGCGGGAACTGCACATCGCCTCCACCACCTACTATCGCTGGCGCCGTGCGGAGAAGGAGCCGTGCGAACGGCGGCGCCGCGACGTCGAGCTGACCGAGCGGATCAAGGAGATCCACGCGGATTCCGGCGGGAACTACGGCTCGCCGCGTGTGCACGCCGTCCTCAAACGCGAGGGCGTCCACGTGGGCCGCAAGCGGGTCGAGCGCCTGATGCGCGAGGCCGACATCGCGGGAATCAGCCCGCGGCGGAAGGGCTTCACGCGCCGCGACCCCAAGGCCACCCTCGCCCCGGACCTGGTCAACCGGGACTTCACCGCACCGGCACCGAACCGGTTGTGGGTCACCGACCTCACGATGATCTCCACCGGCGAGGGACCGTTGTGGCTCTCGGCGATCAGGGACGCCTTCTCCCGCCGGGTGGTCGCGTGGGAGACCTCCGCCCGCGCGGACGCCGACCTGGTCCTGACCACGCTGGAGTACGCGCTCGCGTCCCGCGAGGTCGAGCCCGGCAAGCTCATCCACCACGCCGACCACGGCTGTCAGTACACATCCATCAAGCTCACAACCCGGCTGTTGCGAGCTGGAGTTGAGGCGTCCATGGGCTCCGTCGGGGACTCGTACGACAACGCCCTCGCGGAGAACCTCTGGATGCTCATCAAAACCGAGGGCCTCCGTGGCCGCACCTTCACCACAAGGGCCGAGGCGAACCTCGCGCTCTTCGAGTACATCGACGGCTTCTATAACTCCCGCCGCATCCAGGAACGCCTCGGCTTCCTCAGCCCGATCGAGTTCGAGGAGAAGTACTACGCCGAGCAGGCGACGGCCGAACCAACGAATCTGAACACCCGTCACCCCCTGCCGACCAGCTGA